The following proteins are co-located in the Acidicapsa acidisoli genome:
- a CDS encoding efflux RND transporter periplasmic adaptor subunit, whose amino-acid sequence MKPPSSPLVEVATVEQKDVPVYGEWIGTLAGQVNADVKAQVTGYLLARNYKEGSFVHKGQVLFEIDPRTFQAALDQSKGQLDQAQAQLIHAEAQRATSDANQLKSQLDVEKYGPLAKVDAVSTQDFDNASQTNLANKAQVRAAEAAIASAKAQIKTNQAAVESAAINLSFTRVVSPIDGIAGIAQAQVGDLVSTSSGPLTTVSTLDPIRDYFTVSEQEYLSLQRRFSNSDKDHWKLRLILADGTTYPQEGEFYFADRQVNQNTGAIQLAALFPNPGNVLRPGQYGKIRAMIQKQQNATLIPQAAVNEQQGSYLVAVVDKDNRVSMRPVQVGQRTDAMWVIQSGLNPGERVVVEGQQNLRPGMSVQTKPFKGNVE is encoded by the coding sequence GTGAAACCGCCGTCATCACCTCTCGTAGAGGTCGCCACCGTCGAACAGAAGGACGTTCCCGTTTATGGAGAATGGATCGGAACTCTCGCCGGGCAAGTCAATGCCGATGTTAAAGCGCAAGTTACGGGGTACCTGCTTGCTCGGAACTATAAGGAAGGATCGTTCGTCCACAAGGGACAAGTTCTCTTTGAGATCGACCCTCGCACATTCCAAGCGGCACTCGACCAGTCAAAGGGCCAGTTAGATCAGGCGCAGGCACAGCTGATTCATGCTGAGGCGCAGCGCGCTACTTCGGACGCAAATCAGCTCAAGAGCCAGTTGGATGTAGAGAAGTACGGACCGCTGGCCAAAGTCGATGCCGTAAGCACGCAGGATTTCGATAATGCGTCGCAGACGAATCTTGCAAACAAGGCTCAGGTGCGGGCCGCAGAAGCAGCAATCGCTTCTGCGAAGGCTCAAATTAAGACCAACCAGGCCGCGGTTGAAAGCGCTGCGATCAATCTCAGTTTTACCCGAGTGGTTTCGCCAATCGACGGCATCGCCGGCATCGCACAGGCGCAGGTCGGCGACCTGGTCAGTACCAGCAGTGGCCCATTGACTACAGTCTCTACGCTCGATCCCATCCGAGACTACTTCACCGTTAGCGAGCAGGAATACCTCTCGCTTCAGAGGCGGTTCTCAAACTCAGACAAAGATCACTGGAAGCTGCGACTGATACTCGCCGATGGAACCACGTACCCACAGGAAGGCGAATTCTATTTCGCCGATCGCCAGGTAAATCAGAACACCGGAGCCATTCAGCTCGCTGCCCTGTTTCCAAATCCCGGCAACGTTCTGCGTCCCGGGCAGTACGGCAAAATTCGAGCCATGATCCAGAAGCAGCAGAACGCCACGCTCATTCCCCAGGCTGCTGTCAATGAGCAGCAGGGCAGCTATCTCGTTGCTGTTGTGGATAAGGACAACCGCGTCAGCATGCGTCCGGTGCAAGTCGGACAGCGCACTGACGCGATGTGGGTCATCCAGAGTGGATTGAATCCCGGTGAACGCGTGGTTGTCGAAGGTCAGCAGAACCTCCGGCCTGGAATGTCGGTGCAAACGAAACCGTTCAAGGGCAACGTCGAGTGA
- a CDS encoding Mu transposase C-terminal domain-containing protein — protein sequence MIEPYLEGAQTLASVALEADITLRTAQRWVERYRRDGLASLNRKERIDQGSRRVISNRMLETIEGLALERPRVPITAIYRELKEFATKTGEPLPSYPAVYRVVRAIPASLLTLAHQGSRVYSESFDLVHRREASKPNAIWQADHAQLRIKLVREDGTTARPWLTAVIDDYSRTIAGYYLGFEPPCVLRTSLALRQGIWRKGDPRWPVCGIPAVLYTDNGSDFTSRHMEQVAADLKIQLIFSTPGHPRGRGRIERFFRTVNDMFLCTQDGYLGKVLRKPSLTLEQLDARFRLFLLEEYHTHSTSDLGFVPITRWEGDGFLPRMPDSLEQLDLLLVHEIRERKVRPDGIHFHRLRYLSPTLAAYVGESITIRYDPRDMGEVRIFYKDRFLCRAISADLAGEAVPLRDIVQARTKRRYELLTTLKNRQKAVDTLLSLKRGLNPEEVHASSPVSEKPFTPKLKRYHNE from the coding sequence TTGATCGAGCCTTATCTGGAAGGTGCTCAGACTCTCGCTTCAGTAGCCCTGGAAGCTGATATCACCCTCAGAACGGCACAGCGATGGGTGGAGAGGTACCGAAGAGACGGCCTTGCCTCTCTCAACCGCAAAGAGAGAATCGACCAGGGCAGTAGGCGCGTCATTTCGAATCGAATGCTAGAGACGATTGAGGGCCTCGCACTGGAGAGGCCACGAGTACCGATCACTGCGATCTATCGTGAATTGAAGGAGTTTGCCACTAAGACCGGAGAGCCACTTCCCAGCTATCCAGCGGTTTATCGAGTTGTCCGAGCGATACCCGCCAGTTTGTTGACGTTGGCTCACCAAGGCAGCAGAGTATATAGCGAGAGCTTCGATTTGGTGCACCGACGAGAGGCTTCGAAACCGAACGCGATCTGGCAGGCCGATCACGCACAACTCAGAATCAAGCTCGTTCGAGAAGATGGAACGACTGCCAGGCCTTGGCTCACCGCGGTGATCGACGACTACAGCCGTACGATTGCCGGCTATTATCTGGGCTTTGAGCCGCCTTGCGTGCTCCGCACCTCGCTAGCGTTGCGACAAGGCATCTGGCGCAAAGGCGATCCGCGCTGGCCCGTATGCGGCATCCCAGCCGTTCTTTATACGGACAACGGCTCGGATTTCACATCTCGGCACATGGAACAGGTTGCAGCGGATTTGAAGATCCAGCTAATCTTCTCAACGCCCGGACACCCGCGCGGCCGCGGTCGGATCGAGCGATTCTTCCGCACGGTAAACGATATGTTTCTGTGTACCCAAGATGGCTACCTTGGCAAAGTCCTCAGAAAACCGAGCCTAACTCTGGAGCAGCTAGACGCTCGATTCCGCTTGTTTCTGCTGGAGGAGTATCACACTCACTCCACCTCAGACCTTGGGTTTGTACCCATCACGCGGTGGGAGGGTGACGGTTTTCTGCCACGGATGCCGGATTCTCTTGAACAGCTGGACCTTCTCTTGGTCCACGAGATCAGGGAACGCAAGGTTCGACCTGACGGCATCCATTTTCATCGCCTGCGCTATCTCTCACCGACGCTGGCAGCTTACGTCGGTGAGTCCATCACGATCCGCTACGATCCACGAGATATGGGTGAAGTTCGGATCTTCTACAAGGACCGTTTCTTGTGCCGCGCTATCTCGGCCGACCTAGCCGGCGAGGCGGTACCCTTGCGCGATATCGTCCAGGCACGCACCAAACGACGCTACGAATTGCTTACTACTCTCAAGAATCGACAGAAAGCTGTCGACACCTTGCTCAGTCTGAAACGTGGTCTCAACCCGGAGGAAGTCCATGCAAGCAGCCCCGTTTCAGAAAAGCCCTTTACCCCAAAGCTCAAGCGCTACCACAACGAGTAG
- a CDS encoding AAA family ATPase, whose protein sequence is MQAAPFQKSPLPQSSSATTTSSDESFVETLEYKRFVEFCDACRQYRYIGLCFGPPGVGKTLSAIRYSRKEIIDKVDPWTAELSIEPLLDTVLYTPSVINSPSRIDHDIRRQREMLAGFARRPLRREAQAALSVLRARDESHRKANLDKPLQKRIEISLLKPTYLEVFADFAAREKAMADPTTLLLIDEADRLRMTSLEQIRAIFDEGSAGLVLIGMPGIEKRMARFPQFYSRIGFVHEFRPLGTPEMQVLLDRHWTPSGVHLPQSPLLPEVTAAIIRMTGGNFRLLNRLLAQIERVLVVNGLQEITADVVLAARESLVIGQA, encoded by the coding sequence ATGCAAGCAGCCCCGTTTCAGAAAAGCCCTTTACCCCAAAGCTCAAGCGCTACCACAACGAGTAGTGACGAGAGCTTCGTCGAAACACTGGAATACAAGCGGTTCGTTGAGTTCTGCGATGCCTGCCGTCAGTACCGATACATCGGCCTTTGCTTTGGGCCGCCGGGGGTCGGCAAGACACTCTCTGCGATCCGCTACAGCCGGAAGGAGATCATCGACAAGGTCGATCCCTGGACCGCAGAATTATCCATCGAGCCTCTACTTGACACAGTTCTTTACACGCCTTCAGTCATTAACTCGCCCTCGAGGATCGATCATGACATCCGACGTCAACGCGAGATGCTCGCCGGCTTTGCTAGACGTCCTCTCCGTCGGGAGGCTCAGGCCGCCCTTTCAGTTCTACGAGCACGGGACGAATCTCATCGGAAAGCTAATCTCGACAAACCATTACAGAAGCGGATTGAAATTTCTTTGCTGAAGCCGACATATCTGGAAGTTTTCGCCGACTTCGCAGCACGCGAGAAGGCAATGGCCGATCCGACAACCCTTTTGCTGATCGACGAGGCAGACCGTCTTCGGATGACGAGCCTAGAGCAGATTCGCGCCATCTTCGATGAGGGCAGCGCGGGCTTGGTGCTCATCGGCATGCCGGGTATCGAGAAACGGATGGCGCGCTTTCCTCAGTTCTACTCAAGAATTGGCTTCGTGCATGAGTTCCGACCGCTGGGCACGCCGGAGATGCAGGTTTTACTCGATCGCCACTGGACACCTAGCGGCGTTCACCTGCCTCAAAGCCCTTTACTGCCCGAAGTCACCGCCGCGATCATTCGGATGACAGGCGGAAATTTCCGGCTGCTAAATCGGTTGCTAGCGCAGATCGAACGCGTTCTCGTCGTCAACGGTCTCCAGGAGATCACCGCCGACGTCGTCCTCGCAGCGCGAGAAAGTCTCGTTATCGGTCAAGCCTGA
- a CDS encoding tyrosine-type recombinase/integrase translates to MDNLLLAAPESAQSAAGHGELTEAQVLLKQMVLDSVTSSNTRRSYSLALNELFAFSAGRPLSRALLQEWKASMDALAPSTVNVKLSAVRRLVGEARRNGLISAEDAANLSDIPNVRQRGNRLGNWLTREQAKELLQVPDRSTLKGKRDYAILALLVGCALRRRELATLKMSDLQEREGRWVIADLCGKGNRIRTVAVPLWVKNAINAWLDSAELLEGKLFRSVTKGGNVARSSLSDWAVWSVVQQSAEQIGIERFGAHDLRRTCAKLCRKSGGDLEQIKFLLGHSSIQTTERYLGSEQEIAIAVNDNIGL, encoded by the coding sequence ATGGATAATCTTCTTCTAGCTGCGCCAGAGTCCGCACAGAGTGCTGCGGGACACGGTGAACTGACTGAGGCGCAGGTTCTGCTGAAGCAGATGGTCCTGGACTCTGTCACGTCATCGAATACACGACGGAGCTACTCCCTGGCGCTGAATGAACTCTTCGCTTTCTCTGCTGGTCGGCCGTTGAGTCGTGCGTTGCTACAGGAGTGGAAAGCCTCGATGGATGCGCTGGCACCCTCGACTGTCAATGTCAAGCTTTCAGCTGTCCGACGACTCGTCGGAGAGGCCCGCCGCAACGGCTTGATCTCAGCAGAGGATGCGGCGAACTTGTCAGACATTCCGAATGTGAGACAGCGTGGCAACCGGCTGGGAAACTGGCTTACACGAGAGCAAGCGAAGGAGCTGTTGCAGGTCCCGGATCGCTCAACCCTGAAAGGGAAGCGCGACTACGCAATCCTGGCATTACTGGTTGGGTGTGCTCTTCGCCGGCGTGAGCTAGCTACACTTAAGATGTCGGATCTTCAAGAACGTGAAGGGCGTTGGGTGATTGCGGATCTTTGCGGAAAAGGCAACCGAATCCGCACCGTCGCCGTGCCCCTCTGGGTCAAGAACGCGATCAATGCTTGGCTCGATTCAGCCGAGCTACTGGAAGGGAAGCTCTTCCGGTCGGTGACGAAGGGCGGCAATGTCGCCCGCAGTAGCCTGAGCGATTGGGCAGTCTGGTCGGTTGTGCAACAGTCAGCGGAGCAAATCGGCATCGAACGATTCGGGGCTCACGATCTTCGGCGCACATGCGCGAAACTCTGCCGTAAATCGGGTGGCGATCTTGAGCAGATTAAGTTTCTGCTTGGTCATTCTTCGATTCAGACGACAGAGCGCTACCTTGGCTCTGAGCAAGAGATCGCAATCGCGGTCAATGACAATATTGGCTTGTGA